One genomic segment of Candidatus Kryptonium sp. includes these proteins:
- a CDS encoding PBP1A family penicillin-binding protein: protein MRKFRDYFKSEIDKERYFNDPDYRKTILEKLKRREKIKRIILISVAVLFVAYVIYLVLGLPSLQQLENPTPELATKVYSYDGELLGQFYIKQRSYTPIDSIPKNLINALIATEDRKFYKHWGIDLDRIIKAMVKNILSLRIREGASTITQQLARNLYLSQELSLTRKIREAITAIQIERTYTKEEILEMYLNIAYFGMSAYGVESASFIYFGKSPSELTLAECALLVGMLRSPARYNPFEYPDRAIKIRDVVLKNMLVTGFITEEEYEKARKEPLNLNRGREYIYSGIAPHFLEYIRFILHRKAEKYGFNIYKDGLVVYTTLDARMQRYAIRAVKEQLEELQKEFDKAWKWDKELLNAVLDKAIKQDPRYVEANPEEKSKIYHELLNNKAFVDSVKRETTRIQAGFVAIEPQTGYIKAMVGSSNFEVFKYGLNHVTQIKRQPGSAFKPFVYAVAIDNGYSPAYQLLNQPITVIMANGEKWTPSNFDGTFGGKVTLREALKMSINVVAVRVLQELAPIDQVIDYAHRMGIKTEIPPYESIALGTAEVIPLQITSAYGVFANEGIYVEPIAILRIEDRFGNVIEEAQPEKKEVISRETAYIITNMLEDVVNSGTGTRVRQFFHLPCAGKTGTTQDFADAWFIGYTPNLVAGVWLGFDDRRITFGGTFGQGGRAAAPLWGRFMKYVYDDPEINMPILDFEQPPDVVSATICAESQKLATPYCPQKITDLFIRKYLPTKECDIHTSEQKPRIMF from the coding sequence ATGAGGAAGTTCAGAGATTACTTCAAAAGTGAAATTGACAAGGAGCGATATTTCAACGATCCTGATTACAGAAAAACGATACTTGAGAAATTGAAACGGCGTGAGAAGATAAAAAGAATAATTTTAATTTCAGTTGCAGTTTTATTTGTCGCATATGTTATCTATTTGGTTTTAGGTCTACCATCGCTTCAGCAGCTTGAAAATCCAACTCCAGAGCTCGCGACAAAGGTTTATTCATACGACGGAGAACTCCTCGGACAATTTTACATCAAACAAAGATCTTACACTCCGATAGATAGCATACCTAAAAATTTGATAAACGCTTTAATAGCAACTGAGGATAGAAAATTTTACAAACACTGGGGAATTGATTTAGATAGAATTATAAAAGCAATGGTGAAGAACATTTTAAGTTTGAGAATTCGCGAGGGTGCGAGCACAATTACTCAACAGCTTGCCAGAAATCTTTATCTTTCACAAGAGCTTTCGCTTACAAGAAAAATTCGTGAAGCGATAACAGCAATTCAAATTGAGAGAACTTATACAAAGGAAGAAATCCTTGAGATGTACCTTAACATTGCTTATTTTGGAATGAGCGCATATGGAGTTGAATCTGCCTCGTTCATCTATTTCGGCAAAAGCCCAAGTGAATTAACACTCGCTGAATGCGCTTTATTAGTTGGAATGTTAAGATCACCTGCAAGATATAATCCGTTTGAATATCCAGACAGAGCTATAAAAATTCGCGATGTCGTCTTGAAAAATATGCTCGTCACTGGTTTTATAACTGAAGAAGAATATGAGAAAGCCAGAAAAGAACCACTCAACCTCAATCGCGGTCGTGAATATATTTATTCTGGAATTGCCCCCCATTTTCTTGAATACATAAGATTTATTCTTCACAGGAAAGCCGAAAAATATGGATTTAACATCTACAAAGATGGCCTCGTTGTTTACACAACACTTGATGCACGAATGCAAAGATACGCAATAAGAGCAGTAAAAGAACAACTTGAAGAATTACAAAAAGAATTTGATAAAGCGTGGAAATGGGACAAAGAGCTTTTGAACGCAGTTCTTGACAAGGCAATAAAGCAAGATCCAAGATATGTTGAAGCAAATCCTGAAGAAAAAAGTAAAATTTATCACGAGTTACTTAACAATAAAGCGTTCGTTGATTCGGTTAAAAGGGAAACAACACGAATTCAAGCAGGATTTGTTGCAATTGAACCGCAAACTGGATACATAAAAGCAATGGTAGGTAGTTCAAACTTTGAAGTTTTTAAATATGGTCTTAACCATGTGACTCAAATAAAAAGGCAACCTGGCTCGGCCTTCAAACCCTTTGTCTACGCAGTCGCAATTGACAATGGATATTCACCAGCATATCAACTTTTGAATCAACCAATCACGGTCATAATGGCAAATGGAGAGAAATGGACGCCCTCAAACTTTGACGGTACTTTCGGAGGAAAGGTGACTTTAAGGGAAGCGCTTAAAATGTCAATCAATGTCGTAGCTGTTAGAGTTCTACAAGAACTCGCTCCAATAGATCAAGTAATTGACTACGCACATAGGATGGGAATAAAAACAGAAATACCACCATATGAGTCAATCGCCCTTGGAACAGCTGAAGTGATACCTTTACAAATTACCTCAGCTTACGGAGTTTTTGCAAATGAAGGTATTTATGTTGAGCCGATTGCGATCTTAAGAATTGAAGATAGATTTGGAAATGTGATTGAAGAAGCACAACCAGAAAAGAAAGAGGTCATAAGCAGAGAAACTGCCTACATCATCACAAATATGCTTGAAGATGTAGTTAATTCAGGAACTGGAACAAGAGTTAGACAGTTCTTCCATTTACCTTGCGCTGGCAAAACTGGAACAACTCAAGATTTCGCCGATGCTTGGTTTATTGGTTATACTCCAAATCTCGTAGCTGGCGTATGGCTTGGATTTGACGATAGAAGAATAACCTTCGGCGGAACATTCGGTCAAGGTGGAAGAGCTGCAGCACCTTTGTGGGGCAGATTTATGAAATATGTCTATGACGATCCAGAGATAAATATGCCAATTCTTGATTTTGAACAACCTCCAGATGTCGTATCTGCAACTATTTGTGCTGAATCTCAAAAACTTGCCACTCCATATTGCCCCCAAAAGATAACAGATCTTTTCATCAGGAAATACCTCCCGACGAAGGAATGCGATATCCATACCTCCGAACAAAAACCAAGGATTATGTTTTAA
- a CDS encoding TIGR00282 family metallophosphoesterase produces the protein MNILFIGDVVGEPGLRIVEMLLPNFKKEYKIDFCVANGENLADGKGITPETAQRLFQAGVNVITTGNHVWDKLQQVKDYLINEPNILRPLNYPKGTYGKGYVIYKLQNGKGKVAVVNLQGRVFLYPIDCPFRAMEMALAKITKETKVIIVDMHADATAEKMAMGWYLDGRVSAVLGTHTHIPTADARILPNGTGYITDIGMTGPYDSVIGMEKRASILRFLYQTPHKYEVAQNDVKFSAVFLTVDSQTGKALRIENIIYPEFNRTINEGALQNASTNNQWEENL, from the coding sequence ATAAACATTCTTTTCATTGGAGATGTTGTTGGCGAACCAGGTTTAAGAATTGTTGAAATGCTACTACCGAACTTCAAGAAAGAATATAAAATAGATTTTTGCGTTGCAAATGGTGAAAATCTTGCTGACGGAAAAGGTATAACACCAGAAACAGCTCAACGCCTTTTTCAAGCTGGTGTAAATGTAATAACAACCGGAAATCATGTCTGGGACAAATTACAACAAGTAAAGGATTATCTCATAAACGAACCAAACATCTTAAGACCGCTGAATTATCCCAAAGGAACTTACGGTAAAGGCTATGTTATTTATAAACTTCAAAATGGAAAAGGTAAAGTTGCTGTTGTCAATCTTCAAGGAAGAGTTTTTCTTTACCCCATTGATTGTCCTTTTAGAGCAATGGAAATGGCTCTTGCTAAAATAACAAAAGAGACAAAAGTTATAATCGTTGATATGCACGCAGATGCCACTGCTGAAAAAATGGCTATGGGTTGGTATCTTGATGGAAGAGTTAGCGCTGTGCTCGGAACGCATACCCACATTCCAACTGCTGACGCGCGAATCTTACCTAATGGAACTGGATATATAACCGACATCGGGATGACAGGCCCTTATGATTCTGTAATCGGGATGGAAAAAAGAGCATCAATTTTGAGATTTCTTTATCAAACACCACACAAGTATGAAGTTGCGCAAAACGATGTAAAATTTTCAGCCGTTTTTCTCACTGTTGATTCTCAAACTGGGAAAGCGCTACGAATTGAGAATATAATTTACCCCGAATTTAATAGAACAATAAACGAAGGAGCACTCCAAAATGCCAGCACAAATAATCAATGGGAAGAAAATCTCTGA
- the folD gene encoding bifunctional methylenetetrahydrofolate dehydrogenase/methenyltetrahydrofolate cyclohydrolase FolD — MPAQIINGKKISEEIKQEVKQQAEALFNETGVIPGLAFILVGDNPASQVYVKMKGKACEELGFYSITLKLPSETPENEVIEKINALNSDPKIHGILVQLPLPSHINEQKILQTIDPIKDVDGFHPVNVGKLVIGLDTYLPCTPAGIQELLKRSGINPAGKHVVVVGRSNIVGKPIANILIQKKEWANATVTVCHTGTKDISYFTKQADILIAAMGSPEFIKGDMIKPGAVVIDVGVNRVDDPTSEKGYKLVGDVHFESAYEVAGAITPVPGGVGPMTIAMLMKNTLKATMNQVKFKGVESFT, encoded by the coding sequence ATGCCAGCACAAATAATCAATGGGAAGAAAATCTCTGAAGAGATCAAACAAGAAGTCAAACAACAAGCAGAAGCACTTTTCAATGAAACCGGCGTCATCCCGGGGCTTGCTTTCATACTCGTCGGTGATAATCCAGCATCCCAGGTCTATGTGAAAATGAAAGGAAAAGCTTGCGAGGAACTTGGCTTCTATTCTATAACTCTAAAACTTCCATCAGAAACACCTGAAAACGAAGTAATTGAAAAAATTAACGCTTTAAATTCTGATCCTAAAATCCATGGAATTTTAGTCCAACTTCCGCTTCCATCGCATATTAACGAGCAAAAAATTTTACAAACGATTGATCCAATCAAAGATGTTGACGGATTTCATCCTGTAAATGTCGGAAAACTTGTGATAGGTTTAGACACTTATCTTCCCTGCACCCCGGCGGGAATTCAAGAACTTTTGAAAAGAAGTGGAATTAATCCTGCCGGAAAACATGTTGTAGTAGTTGGAAGAAGCAATATAGTCGGTAAACCAATTGCAAATATCTTGATCCAAAAGAAAGAATGGGCAAATGCCACTGTCACAGTGTGTCATACAGGGACAAAAGATATTTCTTATTTCACAAAACAGGCCGATATTTTAATAGCTGCAATGGGAAGCCCAGAGTTCATAAAAGGCGATATGATAAAACCTGGAGCCGTTGTCATTGATGTCGGCGTTAATCGTGTTGACGATCCAACCTCTGAAAAAGGTTATAAACTCGTCGGAGATGTCCATTTTGAATCAGCTTACGAAGTTGCCGGAGCTATAACCCCAGTGCCTGGCGGAGTCGGTCCTATGACGATCGCAATGCTTATGAAAAATACCCTAAAAGCAACAATGAATCAAGTTAAGTTCAAAGGAGTTGAAAGTTTCACTTGA
- a CDS encoding UDP-2,3-diacylglucosamine diphosphatase: protein MEKAFFISDVHLGHGSKESNRAKEIELVRFLNLVGETAQKLFILGDFFDVWFEYKLAVPKGFTRTLGKLAELSDNGVEIFYVLGNHDFWVRDYFESEIGIKIFKDELKIEINGKKFYIVHGDGLSKSDKGYKILKKILRNKTNIALFSLLHPDFGLWLASASSRKSREYSINRDSKNDEKDIIEFATEKIKEGFDYVVMGHLHKPAVLKIGNGFYINTGDWLWNFTYGVFSEEFEIKKWNFANEEVQRLLQK from the coding sequence TTGGAAAAAGCATTTTTTATATCTGATGTTCATCTTGGGCATGGAAGCAAGGAATCTAATCGTGCAAAAGAAATAGAGCTTGTTCGTTTTCTTAATCTCGTTGGCGAAACCGCACAAAAACTTTTTATCTTGGGTGATTTTTTTGATGTCTGGTTTGAATATAAACTTGCTGTGCCAAAGGGTTTTACAAGAACACTTGGAAAACTCGCTGAACTTTCCGATAATGGAGTGGAAATCTTTTATGTGCTCGGGAATCATGATTTCTGGGTTCGCGATTATTTTGAATCGGAAATAGGCATAAAAATTTTCAAAGATGAATTGAAAATTGAAATCAACGGGAAGAAATTTTACATAGTTCACGGCGATGGGCTTTCAAAAAGCGATAAGGGATATAAAATTCTCAAAAAGATTTTGCGCAACAAGACAAACATCGCTTTGTTTTCTCTACTTCATCCTGATTTTGGGCTCTGGCTTGCTAGCGCTTCATCAAGAAAAAGCAGAGAATATTCAATCAATAGGGATTCAAAGAACGACGAAAAAGATATAATTGAATTCGCAACAGAGAAAATTAAAGAAGGTTTTGATTATGTTGTGATGGGACATTTGCATAAACCTGCTGTTTTAAAGATCGGAAATGGATTTTATATCAACACCGGCGACTGGCTGTGGAACTTCACTTACGGAGTTTTTTCGGAAGAGTTTGAAATAAAAAAATGGAACTTCGCAAATGAGGAAGTTCAGAGATTACTTCAAAAGTGA
- the rpmE gene encoding 50S ribosomal protein L31, producing the protein MKKGIHPPYKKAVIACVCGNTFETRSTVGGVIKVEICSNCHPFFTGKQKLVDTAGRVERFMRRYAKHYQENKGE; encoded by the coding sequence ATGAAAAAAGGAATTCATCCGCCTTATAAGAAGGCAGTGATTGCGTGCGTTTGCGGAAACACTTTTGAAACAAGATCAACAGTTGGTGGAGTTATCAAAGTTGAGATTTGTTCAAATTGTCATCCGTTTTTTACAGGAAAGCAGAAACTCGTTGACACCGCTGGTAGAGTTGAGCGCTTTATGAGACGCTATGCAAAGCACTATCAAGAAAACAAAGGCGAATAG
- a CDS encoding GlmU family protein, producing the protein MLHDEAVPFLSKTNLENTAMNICIFEDEKYRKLLPLVYFRPVYELRCGITLLKDKIIRSFSSPTVILHARDYLTDLLKRDYPNFYVNEIPSGVDQVLFINGRVLAEPHLADKFKYNGKDIAFVKDGEVVAFWATGENLQKFKSKFGKPFSNSDLDGFEKIETNVKLITYPWELVNNNGEQILIDFNILTEGKAKKLGKVYDGAHLLNEHFIHIEEGAKIKPGVVLDAENGPIYIGKNVKILPNAVIEGPAYIGDDSLIKVSAKIYENTSIGPVCKVGGEVEASIIHAYSNKQHEGFIGHSYLGTWVNIGADTNNSDLKNDYGNVKVYIDGELVDSGSMFVGLTMGDHSKSGINTMFNTGTVVGVSCNIYGAGLPPKFVPSFSWGGAEDGFVTYRIDKAIEVAKRVMARRKIQFTEIDEKLFRKVFELTQEERDKNGVKD; encoded by the coding sequence TTGCTTCACGATGAAGCAGTCCCCTTTCTATCAAAAACTAATTTAGAAAATACAGCGATGAATATCTGCATATTTGAAGATGAAAAATACAGAAAACTTCTACCTCTCGTATACTTTCGCCCTGTATATGAGCTTCGTTGTGGCATTACTTTGTTGAAAGACAAAATTATAAGAAGTTTTTCAAGTCCAACCGTAATTCTACACGCACGGGATTATTTAACCGATCTTCTAAAAAGAGATTATCCAAACTTTTATGTCAATGAAATTCCCTCTGGAGTTGATCAAGTTTTATTCATAAATGGCAGAGTTTTAGCGGAGCCACATCTTGCAGATAAGTTCAAATATAACGGAAAAGACATCGCTTTTGTCAAAGATGGTGAAGTCGTCGCGTTCTGGGCAACGGGCGAAAATTTGCAAAAATTTAAAAGTAAATTCGGCAAACCTTTTTCAAATTCTGACCTTGATGGATTTGAAAAAATTGAGACAAATGTTAAGCTAATAACCTATCCTTGGGAACTTGTAAATAATAACGGTGAGCAAATTTTGATTGATTTCAATATACTAACCGAAGGAAAGGCGAAGAAATTAGGTAAGGTTTATGACGGTGCTCACCTTTTAAATGAACATTTCATTCATATTGAAGAAGGAGCAAAGATAAAGCCGGGCGTCGTGCTTGATGCCGAAAACGGACCGATATACATCGGTAAAAATGTAAAGATCCTTCCAAACGCTGTAATTGAGGGACCAGCGTATATTGGGGATGATAGTTTGATAAAAGTTTCAGCAAAAATTTATGAAAATACAAGCATCGGTCCTGTTTGTAAAGTCGGTGGTGAAGTTGAGGCATCTATAATTCACGCATATTCAAACAAACAACATGAAGGATTTATAGGACATTCATACCTCGGAACTTGGGTTAACATTGGGGCCGATACAAACAACAGCGATTTAAAAAATGACTATGGTAATGTCAAAGTTTATATTGATGGTGAACTTGTAGATAGCGGTTCTATGTTCGTTGGCTTAACAATGGGAGATCACTCAAAGAGTGGAATAAACACTATGTTCAACACCGGGACTGTCGTCGGGGTAAGTTGCAATATCTATGGTGCTGGGCTTCCACCGAAATTTGTTCCTTCGTTCTCCTGGGGCGGAGCTGAAGATGGATTCGTGACATACAGAATTGATAAAGCAATAGAAGTTGCAAAAAGAGTAATGGCAAGGAGGAAAATTCAGTTTACCGAGATTGACGAGAAACTTTTTAGAAAAGTTTTTGAACTAACACAGGAAGAAAGAGATAAAAACGGAGTAAAAGATTAA
- the nagB gene encoding glucosamine-6-phosphate deaminase has product MLVIVKEDYDAMSKEAAKIVADRIRKKPNLVLGLATGSTPLGLYKELIRMHKEEGLDFSKVVTFNLDEYIGLPPEHDQSYHYFMWENLFKHININPANVHIPQGMFGDLKISPYETDPKVEAYCQWYEEQIKKFGGIDLQILGIGANGHIAFNEPGSSLGSRTRIKTLTEKTRQDNSRFFKSIDEVPKYAITMGIGTIMEAKEVILLASGEGKADAVKAAVEGPVTAMCPASMLQMHRKAIIILDKKAASKLSAEFVYYG; this is encoded by the coding sequence ATGCTTGTAATCGTAAAGGAAGATTACGACGCAATGAGTAAGGAAGCTGCAAAAATCGTTGCTGACAGAATTCGCAAGAAGCCAAATCTTGTCCTCGGGCTTGCAACTGGTAGCACACCACTTGGACTTTACAAAGAACTTATAAGAATGCACAAAGAAGAAGGACTTGATTTTTCAAAGGTTGTAACTTTTAACCTTGATGAATATATCGGATTGCCACCTGAACACGACCAGAGCTACCATTATTTTATGTGGGAGAATTTATTCAAACATATCAATATCAATCCAGCAAATGTTCATATCCCCCAAGGAATGTTTGGCGATTTGAAAATTAGTCCATATGAAACTGACCCGAAAGTTGAAGCGTACTGCCAATGGTATGAAGAGCAGATAAAGAAGTTTGGAGGAATTGATTTACAAATTCTTGGCATCGGAGCAAATGGACATATCGCTTTCAATGAGCCAGGTTCATCGCTCGGTTCAAGGACAAGAATTAAAACCTTAACAGAAAAAACAAGACAAGATAATTCAAGATTTTTCAAAAGTATAGATGAAGTTCCAAAGTATGCGATAACTATGGGAATTGGAACGATAATGGAAGCTAAAGAAGTGATTTTGCTTGCAAGTGGCGAAGGCAAAGCAGACGCAGTAAAAGCAGCGGTTGAAGGACCCGTCACTGCAATGTGCCCTGCTTCAATGTTGCAAATGCATAGAAAGGCAATTATAATTCTTGATAAAAAAGCTGCTTCAAAGCTCTCAGCTGAATTCGTCTATTACGGATAA